The Agrococcus carbonis genome has a window encoding:
- a CDS encoding SPFH domain-containing protein, with translation MPLDGGFILGAFLLVVVALVVLFVLVTLFRSIRIIKQGFTGVVERLGRFHKVLQPGLNFLVPFIDRVAYHVDMREQVRSFPPQPVITEDNLVVSIDTVVYFQVTDARAATYEIADYLSAVEQLTTTTLRNVVGGMNLEEALTSRDTINGQLRQVLDQATGKWGLRVSRVELKAIDPPHSIQDSMEKQMRAERDRRAAILTAEGSKQSQILEAEGLRQSEILRAEGQAKAQVLRAKGDAEAQVLLAKGESEAIERVFAAIHEGDADDKLLAYQYLQTLPKLAEGDANKLWIIPSELTDALQGVGRGFFEGRAQVPFQKPKREDDSAEPSILDETFQADSVSDVEVPSIAETLQASGIDPQGAGSTEQVSSQTSLADEVPDTDLGDALDSAREAKADAPDVDVPPAEPGYGQGSFDSPEGGPRHA, from the coding sequence ATGCCCCTCGACGGAGGATTCATCCTCGGAGCCTTCCTGCTCGTCGTCGTGGCCCTGGTCGTCCTGTTCGTGCTCGTCACGCTCTTCAGGTCGATCAGGATCATCAAGCAGGGATTCACCGGCGTGGTCGAGCGGCTCGGCCGCTTCCACAAGGTGCTGCAGCCCGGCCTCAACTTCCTCGTCCCCTTCATCGACCGGGTCGCGTACCACGTCGACATGCGCGAGCAGGTGCGGTCGTTCCCGCCGCAGCCGGTCATCACCGAGGACAACCTGGTCGTCTCGATCGACACGGTCGTCTACTTCCAGGTCACCGACGCTCGCGCCGCGACCTACGAGATCGCCGACTACCTCTCGGCCGTCGAGCAGCTCACGACGACGACGCTCCGCAACGTCGTCGGCGGCATGAACCTCGAGGAGGCGCTCACGAGCCGCGACACGATCAACGGCCAGCTGCGCCAGGTGCTCGACCAGGCCACCGGCAAGTGGGGCCTGCGCGTGAGCCGCGTCGAGCTCAAGGCGATCGACCCGCCCCACTCCATCCAGGACTCGATGGAGAAGCAGATGCGCGCCGAGCGCGACCGCCGCGCCGCGATCCTCACCGCCGAGGGCTCGAAGCAGTCGCAGATCCTCGAGGCCGAGGGACTCCGCCAGTCGGAGATCCTCCGCGCCGAGGGCCAGGCCAAGGCCCAGGTGCTGCGCGCCAAGGGTGACGCCGAGGCGCAGGTGCTGCTCGCCAAGGGCGAGTCGGAGGCGATCGAGCGCGTGTTCGCCGCCATCCACGAGGGCGACGCCGACGACAAGCTGCTGGCGTACCAGTACCTCCAGACCCTCCCGAAGCTCGCCGAGGGCGACGCGAACAAGCTCTGGATCATCCCGTCGGAGCTCACGGATGCGCTGCAGGGCGTCGGCCGCGGGTTCTTCGAGGGCCGCGCCCAGGTGCCGTTCCAGAAGCCGAAGCGCGAGGACGACTCGGCCGAGCCGTCGATCCTCGACGAGACGTTCCAGGCCGACTCGGTCTCCGACGTCGAGGTGCCCTCGATCGCCGAGACGCTCCAGGCGAGCGGCATCGACCCCCAGGGCGCCGGCTCGACCGAGCAGGTCTCGTCGCAGACGTCGCTCGCCGACGAGGTGCCCGACACCGACCTGGGCGACGCGCTCGACTCGGCCCGCGAGGCCAAGGCCGACGCGCCCGACGTCGACGTGCCGCCCGCCGAGCCCGGCTACGGCCAGGGCAGCTTCGACAGCCCCGAGGGCGGGCCGCGGCACGCGTGA
- a CDS encoding glycerophosphodiester phosphodiesterase family protein has product MTPFLTPTPPRVLAHRGLAVGAPENTMLAFIAAVDAGATFLETDVHATADGVAVIAHDPSLDRVAGRDVVIEQTLWRDLQGIDLGQGATVPGLREALLALPDAKWNIDLKSDAAVAPAVRAIVEAKAVDRVLVTSFSERRRRQAQQLLPEVATSASQAIVVRALAAQRLGLRGPLERVLAPVVALQVPRRHRGIELVTERSVAAFRRAGVEVHVWTINDLAEMEELLEIGVDGIVTDRCDLALPLVDRR; this is encoded by the coding sequence GTGACCCCCTTCCTGACGCCGACGCCCCCGCGTGTGCTCGCACACCGGGGGCTCGCCGTCGGCGCACCCGAGAACACGATGCTCGCGTTCATCGCCGCCGTCGACGCGGGCGCGACGTTCCTCGAGACCGACGTGCACGCGACCGCCGACGGCGTCGCGGTCATCGCGCACGACCCGAGCCTCGACCGCGTCGCGGGCCGCGACGTCGTGATCGAGCAGACGCTGTGGCGCGACCTGCAGGGCATCGACCTCGGCCAGGGCGCGACGGTGCCCGGCCTGCGCGAGGCGCTGCTCGCGCTGCCGGATGCGAAGTGGAACATCGACCTCAAGTCGGATGCGGCGGTCGCGCCGGCCGTGCGCGCGATCGTCGAGGCGAAGGCGGTCGACCGCGTGCTCGTGACCTCCTTCTCGGAGCGCCGCCGCCGTCAGGCCCAGCAGCTGCTGCCGGAGGTCGCGACGAGCGCATCGCAGGCGATCGTCGTGCGCGCGCTCGCCGCGCAGCGGCTCGGCCTCCGCGGGCCGCTCGAGCGCGTCCTCGCGCCGGTCGTCGCGCTGCAGGTGCCGCGACGGCACCGCGGGATCGAGCTCGTGACCGAGCGCAGCGTCGCCGCGTTCCGCCGCGCGGGCGTCGAGGTGCACGTGTGGACGATCAACGACCTCGCCGAGATGGAGGAGCTGCTCGAGATCGGCGTCGACGGCATCGTCACCGACCGCTGCGACCTCGCGCTGCCGCTCGTCGACCGGCGCTGA
- a CDS encoding glycosyltransferase — MPDVMIVVPTYDEIEGLERTVGRLRQSVPHAELVIIDDGSPDGTGELADRLAKADAGTLVIHRTERGYRSAVIEGMRFAMSRGATRVVVTDADGSYDADGLPELLAVSQSGVDLVIGSRFVEGSDVRNMGPRRRWAAQIGNAYARAMLSTGVKDLTSSLRVYRTRILERIDLDAIEVDAYAFQIAMAVRVAQAGGTIAEVPIGFIERAVGSSKMRVFEELATLGAVTKWGLSGVRALPKPPR, encoded by the coding sequence ATGCCTGACGTCATGATCGTCGTGCCGACCTACGACGAGATCGAGGGTCTCGAGCGCACGGTCGGCCGCCTGCGGCAGTCGGTGCCGCACGCCGAGCTGGTGATCATCGACGACGGCAGCCCCGACGGCACGGGCGAGCTCGCCGACCGCCTCGCGAAGGCCGACGCCGGCACGCTCGTCATCCACCGCACCGAGCGCGGCTACCGCTCGGCGGTCATCGAGGGGATGCGCTTCGCGATGTCGCGCGGAGCCACGCGGGTCGTCGTCACCGACGCAGACGGCTCCTACGACGCCGACGGCCTGCCCGAGCTGCTCGCGGTCTCGCAATCCGGCGTCGACCTCGTGATCGGCTCGCGATTCGTCGAGGGCAGCGACGTGCGGAACATGGGCCCGCGTCGCCGCTGGGCCGCGCAGATCGGCAACGCCTACGCGCGCGCGATGCTCTCGACGGGCGTCAAGGACCTCACGAGCAGCCTGCGCGTCTACCGCACGCGCATCCTCGAGCGGATCGACCTCGACGCGATCGAGGTCGACGCCTACGCATTCCAGATCGCGATGGCCGTGCGGGTCGCGCAGGCGGGCGGCACGATCGCAGAGGTGCCGATCGGCTTCATCGAGCGCGCGGTCGGGTCGTCGAAGATGCGCGTGTTCGAGGAGCTCGCGACGCTCGGCGCCGTCACCAAGTGGGGCCTCTCGGGCGTGCGCGCGCTGCCGAAGCCGCCGCGCTGA
- the lnt gene encoding apolipoprotein N-acyltransferase has protein sequence MTAPSNPISGAGIQPRPARTRARAPLPTAYAWAAAILAGAIMPFAFQPVGWWPLIVPAVALAMLALRGRRLGAAFALGLTTGGLFFLLHIQWITVYLGPVPLIALTAWMAIWWGFGGVVLALAWRWAEPRARGPLGAFAAMPLLLAGLWTLRESLSSTVPWGGFAWGRLAHSQAASPLADTTSWVGFTGLTFLVAALSALTVQLVLHHRTMLRRRLTLGAAAVILAVAIPAFPVEQTGTIRVGAVQGDSEAGLLAPYTPGEILQQHVDATAALEGEQLDLLVWPENAAEFYADESPATMAVLDRVASEFDAPLVVGTVTRDGEDTYNALLQVEPGEGVVAEYRKRHPVPFAEYLPSRAFFEPVLDALGFLELIPRDFSIDPSSANAFDVAGVHAGLAICFDIIDDSLAREMVLDHGAEIILAPTNNADFGEGSPENVQQLAIAQLRAAEAGRAVVNISTVGTSAMIGPDGAIIDRLPQYAPGAMLEDLPLSSTVTPGIRLGGWIEWALCVGSALALAGFGIARARQRKDADA, from the coding sequence GTGACCGCACCCTCCAACCCCATCAGCGGGGCCGGCATCCAGCCGCGCCCCGCGCGCACGCGCGCCCGCGCGCCGCTGCCGACGGCGTACGCGTGGGCCGCGGCGATCCTCGCCGGCGCCATCATGCCCTTCGCCTTCCAGCCCGTGGGTTGGTGGCCGCTCATCGTGCCCGCCGTCGCCCTCGCGATGCTCGCGCTGCGGGGCCGTCGGCTCGGCGCGGCGTTCGCCCTGGGCCTCACGACCGGCGGCCTCTTCTTCCTGCTCCACATCCAGTGGATCACCGTGTACCTCGGCCCCGTGCCGCTCATCGCCCTCACCGCCTGGATGGCGATCTGGTGGGGGTTCGGCGGCGTCGTGCTCGCGCTCGCGTGGCGATGGGCGGAGCCGCGCGCCCGCGGTCCCCTCGGCGCGTTCGCCGCGATGCCGCTGCTGCTCGCGGGGCTCTGGACCCTCCGCGAGTCGCTCTCCTCGACCGTGCCGTGGGGCGGGTTCGCGTGGGGCAGGCTCGCGCACTCGCAAGCGGCCAGCCCGCTCGCCGACACGACGAGCTGGGTCGGCTTCACGGGCCTGACGTTCCTCGTCGCGGCGCTCTCGGCGCTGACCGTGCAGCTCGTGCTGCACCACCGCACGATGCTGCGCCGCCGCCTCACGCTCGGCGCCGCCGCGGTGATCCTCGCGGTCGCGATCCCGGCGTTCCCCGTCGAGCAGACCGGCACGATCCGCGTCGGCGCGGTGCAGGGCGACAGCGAGGCGGGCCTGCTCGCGCCCTACACGCCGGGCGAGATCCTGCAGCAGCACGTCGACGCGACGGCCGCGCTCGAGGGCGAGCAGCTCGACCTGCTGGTGTGGCCCGAGAACGCGGCGGAGTTCTACGCCGACGAGTCGCCGGCGACGATGGCCGTGCTCGACCGGGTCGCGAGCGAGTTCGACGCGCCCCTCGTCGTCGGCACCGTCACGCGCGACGGCGAGGACACCTACAACGCCCTGCTGCAGGTCGAGCCCGGCGAGGGCGTCGTCGCCGAGTACCGGAAGCGGCATCCCGTGCCGTTCGCCGAGTACCTGCCCTCGCGCGCCTTCTTCGAGCCGGTGCTCGACGCGCTCGGCTTCCTCGAGCTCATCCCGCGCGACTTCTCGATCGACCCCTCGAGCGCGAACGCCTTCGACGTCGCGGGCGTGCACGCCGGGCTCGCGATCTGCTTCGACATCATCGACGACTCGCTCGCCCGCGAGATGGTGCTCGACCACGGCGCCGAGATCATCCTCGCGCCCACCAACAACGCCGACTTCGGCGAGGGCTCGCCCGAGAACGTGCAGCAGCTCGCCATCGCCCAGCTGCGCGCCGCCGAGGCCGGGCGCGCCGTGGTCAACATCTCGACCGTGGGCACGAGCGCCATGATCGGGCCCGACGGCGCGATCATCGACCGCCTGCCGCAGTATGCGCCCGGTGCCATGCTGGAGGACCTCCCGCTGTCGTCGACGGTCACGCCGGGCATCCGGCTGGGAGGATGGATCGAGTGGGCGCTGTGCGTCGGCAGCGCTCTCGCGCTGGCCGGCTTCGGCATCGCCCGCGCCCGACAGCGGAAGGATGCGGATGCCTGA
- a CDS encoding DEAD/DEAH box helicase: protein MSAEARATIATDAFARAMPFGLDPFQREACEAIEAGSSVLVAAPTGAGKTVVAEFAIHLTMQAPTGRVVYTTPMKALSNQKFRELTEVYGAADVGLLTGDTSINGDARIVVMTTEVLRNMLYEGRDLSQLEYVVMDEVHYLADRFRGAVWEEVIIHLPRHVRLVSLSATVSNAEEFGAWLDAVRGDTKVIVSEHRPVPLDAHVHIRDRLVDLFDSKAGEESHRPSRELMELARGTDIADSAARGHRDRGGHNRYRSRRPQRGGRRPGGGFGGPPRVDRVELIDLLDRNEMLPAIDFIFSRAGCDAAVRQVVDGGVRLTTPEDRAEIRAIVDERTRLLDDADLGVLGYFDWRDGLERGVAAHHAGLLPVFKEVVEELFRARLLKVVFATETLALGINMPARTVVLEQLEKFNGEARVRITPGEYTQLTGRAGRRGIDTEGHAVVIWNGRLQPVEVASLASRRTYPLHSSFSPTYNMAVNLVDRLGVAGTREVLETSFAQFQADRSVVQLARRVVDQRASLAGYASSMTCHLGDFTEYAALRREASDLERDAQRKDLGHGEHDALQRQLQSLRRRMRQHPCHACPDREQHARWGERYWRLRRDIEKAERQIDRRTGAIAQTFDRITEVLRELDYLEETEDGTHVTAAGEVLRRIYGERDLLTAESIRRGLWTGLDAAGLAALACALVFEGRRDEGMLPERMLPKGPFLDALDATQTLWARLDDLEQAHRMPGTEPLQTGLTLAMHRWARGYPLDGVLRDTELAAGDFVRWTKQTIDLLEQIEQVAPKRLARTARDAVDAIRRGVVESSGSAQ from the coding sequence ATGAGCGCGGAGGCGCGCGCGACGATCGCGACCGACGCGTTCGCCCGCGCGATGCCGTTCGGGCTCGACCCGTTCCAGCGCGAGGCGTGCGAGGCGATCGAGGCGGGCTCGAGCGTGCTCGTCGCGGCCCCGACCGGCGCCGGCAAGACCGTCGTCGCCGAGTTCGCGATCCACCTCACGATGCAGGCGCCCACGGGCCGCGTCGTCTACACGACGCCGATGAAGGCGCTCTCGAACCAGAAGTTCCGAGAGCTCACCGAGGTCTACGGCGCGGCCGACGTCGGGCTCCTCACCGGCGACACGTCGATCAACGGCGACGCGCGCATCGTCGTCATGACGACCGAGGTGCTGCGCAACATGCTCTACGAGGGGCGCGACCTCTCGCAGCTCGAGTACGTCGTGATGGATGAGGTGCACTACCTCGCCGACCGGTTCCGCGGAGCGGTGTGGGAGGAGGTCATCATCCACCTGCCGAGGCACGTGAGGCTCGTCTCGCTCTCGGCGACCGTCTCGAATGCCGAGGAGTTCGGCGCGTGGCTCGACGCCGTGCGCGGCGACACGAAGGTGATCGTGAGCGAGCACCGGCCCGTGCCGCTCGACGCGCACGTGCACATCCGCGACCGCCTCGTCGACCTCTTCGACTCGAAGGCGGGGGAGGAGTCGCACCGGCCGAGCCGCGAGCTGATGGAGCTCGCCCGCGGCACCGACATCGCCGACTCCGCGGCTCGGGGCCACCGCGACCGCGGCGGACACAACCGCTACCGCTCGCGCCGCCCGCAGCGCGGCGGCCGGCGACCCGGCGGCGGCTTCGGCGGCCCGCCGCGCGTCGACCGCGTCGAGCTCATCGACCTGCTCGACCGCAACGAGATGCTCCCGGCGATCGACTTCATCTTCTCGCGCGCCGGATGCGACGCGGCGGTGCGGCAGGTCGTCGACGGCGGCGTGCGCCTCACGACGCCCGAGGACCGCGCCGAAATCCGCGCGATCGTCGACGAGCGCACGCGGCTGCTCGACGACGCCGACCTCGGCGTGCTCGGCTACTTCGACTGGCGCGACGGCCTCGAGCGGGGCGTCGCCGCCCACCACGCGGGCCTCCTGCCCGTGTTCAAGGAGGTCGTCGAGGAGCTCTTCCGCGCGCGCCTGCTCAAGGTCGTGTTCGCGACGGAGACCCTCGCGCTCGGCATCAACATGCCGGCCCGCACCGTCGTGCTCGAGCAGCTCGAGAAGTTCAACGGCGAGGCGCGCGTGCGCATCACGCCGGGGGAGTACACCCAGCTCACCGGCCGCGCCGGCCGACGGGGCATCGACACCGAGGGCCACGCGGTCGTGATCTGGAACGGCCGGCTGCAGCCCGTCGAGGTCGCCTCGCTCGCGTCGCGCCGCACCTACCCGCTGCACTCGAGCTTCAGCCCCACCTACAACATGGCGGTCAACCTCGTCGACCGCCTCGGCGTCGCGGGCACGCGCGAGGTGCTCGAGACGTCGTTCGCGCAGTTCCAGGCCGACCGCTCGGTCGTGCAGCTCGCGCGCCGCGTCGTCGACCAGCGCGCGAGCCTCGCCGGCTACGCCTCGTCGATGACGTGCCACCTGGGCGACTTCACCGAGTACGCGGCGCTCCGCCGAGAGGCGAGCGACCTCGAGCGCGACGCGCAGCGCAAGGACCTCGGCCACGGCGAGCACGACGCGCTCCAGCGGCAGCTGCAGTCGCTGCGGCGCCGCATGCGGCAGCACCCCTGCCACGCGTGCCCCGACCGCGAGCAGCACGCGCGCTGGGGCGAGCGCTACTGGCGCCTGCGCCGCGACATCGAGAAGGCCGAGCGGCAGATCGACCGCCGCACCGGCGCGATCGCGCAGACCTTCGACCGCATCACCGAGGTGCTGCGCGAGCTCGACTACCTCGAGGAGACCGAGGACGGCACGCACGTCACGGCCGCCGGCGAGGTGCTGCGCCGCATCTACGGCGAGCGCGACCTGCTGACGGCCGAGAGCATCCGCCGCGGGCTGTGGACGGGGCTCGACGCCGCCGGGCTCGCCGCGCTCGCGTGCGCGCTCGTCTTCGAGGGGCGCCGCGACGAGGGCATGCTGCCCGAGCGGATGCTGCCGAAGGGCCCCTTCCTCGACGCCCTCGACGCGACCCAGACGCTCTGGGCGAGGCTCGACGACCTCGAGCAGGCGCACCGCATGCCCGGCACCGAGCCCCTGCAGACGGGGCTCACCCTCGCGATGCACCGATGGGCGCGCGGCTACCCGCTCGACGGCGTGCTGCGCGACACCGAGCTCGCCGCGGGCGACTTCGTGCGCTGGACGAAGCAGACGATCGACCTGCTCGAGCAGATCGAGCAGGTCGCGCCAAAGCGCCTCGCGCGCACGGCTCGGGATGCGGTGGACGCGATCCGCCGCGGCGTCGTGGAGTCGTCGGGATCGGCCCAGTGA
- the tatC gene encoding twin-arginine translocase subunit TatC — MARKGRTADRDGRMRLGEHLREFKRRFYISAAAIVAAAIGGFFLAKPVLYLLSAPLDDLKAAGLEVDLNFTNITQAFDVQMRIGFMLGLIIASPVWIWQLLAFVVPALRTVERRYVFGFIAAAVPLFAGGCATGWFVLPRIIRLFVGFAPDGFTAFLGASDYWDFSLKLVFAVGVAYVLPLVVVFLNLAGIVEGRTILGGWRWAVLVATLFGAFVTPAGEVLSMFIIAVPMVVLYFAATGIALLVDRRRAKRERRAAEVRA, encoded by the coding sequence ATGGCCCGCAAGGGGCGCACGGCTGATCGCGACGGCCGGATGCGGCTCGGCGAGCACCTCCGCGAGTTCAAGCGCCGCTTCTACATCTCCGCCGCGGCGATCGTCGCGGCGGCGATCGGCGGCTTCTTCCTCGCGAAGCCCGTGCTCTACCTGCTGAGCGCGCCGCTCGACGACCTCAAGGCCGCGGGGCTCGAGGTCGACCTCAACTTCACGAACATCACGCAGGCGTTCGACGTGCAGATGCGCATCGGCTTCATGCTCGGCCTCATCATCGCGAGCCCCGTGTGGATCTGGCAGCTGCTCGCCTTCGTCGTCCCGGCGCTGCGCACGGTCGAGCGGCGCTACGTCTTCGGCTTCATCGCCGCCGCGGTGCCGCTGTTCGCCGGCGGCTGCGCGACGGGCTGGTTCGTGCTGCCGCGCATCATCCGCCTCTTCGTCGGCTTCGCGCCCGACGGCTTCACGGCCTTCCTCGGCGCATCCGACTACTGGGACTTCTCGCTCAAGCTCGTCTTCGCGGTCGGCGTCGCCTACGTGCTGCCGCTCGTGGTGGTCTTCCTCAACCTCGCGGGCATCGTCGAGGGGCGCACGATCCTGGGGGGCTGGCGCTGGGCCGTGCTGGTCGCGACCCTCTTCGGCGCCTTCGTCACCCCTGCGGGCGAGGTGCTGAGCATGTTCATCATCGCGGTGCCGATGGTCGTGCTCTACTTCGCCGCGACGGGCATCGCGCTCCTCGTCGACCGACGCCGGGCCAAGCGCGAGCGCCGCGCCGCCGAGGTGCGGGCATGA
- the tatA gene encoding twin-arginine translocase TatA/TatE family subunit, giving the protein MGGFFGNAASHWWIILLIVILIFGAAKLPALARSIGQSVNILKKEVKDGSKDEATAPESDDPASSTDRK; this is encoded by the coding sequence ATGGGTGGATTCTTTGGCAATGCGGCATCGCATTGGTGGATCATCCTGCTCATCGTCATCCTCATCTTCGGGGCGGCGAAGCTGCCGGCGCTCGCGCGCAGCATCGGCCAGTCGGTCAACATCCTGAAGAAGGAAGTCAAGGACGGCTCGAAGGACGAGGCGACGGCGCCGGAGTCGGACGACCCCGCCTCGAGCACCGACCGGAAGTAG
- a CDS encoding helix-turn-helix transcriptional regulator has translation MSTGRVERGIGLLLSLIQYATASGSVSVQEAAAHFDVPEARIREAVQRVFMSGVPDGAGDFIRFDIDFDAFEEQDLISVTQRPAFEDESVRLSPREASALIAGLSLVAGYTGADPARVETLRDKLRRATTHGAETVAVDALAVPRAAQLVRDAIRDRRVLTIDYRKPDEGSQRRRVAPLRLDLREGQVFVEGVDLDRQGLRTYRLDRIESVEPSTDAWPDALPERERTVAGRAHVVATLAAAAMLRDYAASEPVALGDGRVRLEIEVWSEASVLRAVASCGGDAEIVAPASLRRAMHRFAVEALGAAERAAAPGA, from the coding sequence ATGAGCACCGGCCGCGTGGAGCGGGGCATCGGCCTGCTGCTCTCGCTCATCCAGTACGCCACCGCATCCGGGTCGGTCTCGGTGCAGGAGGCAGCGGCGCACTTCGACGTGCCCGAGGCGCGCATCCGCGAGGCCGTGCAGCGGGTGTTCATGTCGGGCGTGCCCGACGGCGCGGGCGACTTCATCCGCTTCGACATCGACTTCGACGCGTTCGAGGAGCAGGACCTCATCTCGGTCACGCAGCGCCCGGCGTTCGAGGACGAGTCGGTGCGGCTCTCGCCGCGCGAGGCGAGCGCCCTCATCGCGGGGCTCTCCCTCGTCGCCGGCTACACGGGCGCCGATCCCGCGCGCGTCGAGACGCTGCGCGACAAGCTGCGCCGCGCCACGACCCACGGCGCGGAGACCGTCGCGGTCGACGCCCTCGCGGTGCCGCGCGCCGCGCAGCTCGTCCGCGACGCGATCCGCGATCGGCGCGTGCTCACGATCGACTACCGCAAGCCCGACGAGGGCTCGCAGCGACGCCGCGTCGCGCCGCTGCGGCTCGACCTGCGCGAGGGCCAGGTCTTCGTCGAGGGCGTCGACCTCGACCGGCAGGGGCTCCGCACCTACCGCCTCGACCGCATCGAGTCGGTCGAGCCCTCGACCGACGCGTGGCCGGATGCGCTGCCCGAGCGGGAGCGCACGGTCGCGGGACGCGCCCACGTCGTCGCGACGCTTGCCGCGGCCGCGATGCTGCGCGACTACGCGGCCTCCGAGCCCGTCGCGCTGGGCGACGGCCGCGTGCGGCTCGAGATCGAGGTGTGGAGCGAGGCGAGCGTGCTGCGCGCGGTCGCCTCGTGCGGCGGCGACGCCGAGATCGTCGCGCCCGCGAGCCTGCGCCGCGCGATGCACCGGTTCGCCGTCGAGGCGCTCGGCGCGGCCGAGCGCGCGGCCGCCCCCGGCGCCTGA
- a CDS encoding helix-turn-helix transcriptional regulator, protein MARIEAEERQFSLLLALVDTRAGVTKQELFERVAGYQGQPAGDALERMFERDKDALRELGIVIDVVQPPGDDSNHDARYRVLDGVLGDPAELQFDADERDLLDLALRVWHEGGLTEEAQRAALKLRADPEFRGGLPLERTPGRSVEPAPTASPAAILQPRQRPRESAFQALKRAADRRREVVFDYLKPGEREPRTRTVQPWATVLFRGRWMLVGHDLGADAPRTFLMQRIVSPVKDRAAKRPFEAPADAAATALAKLEEIWASATVGVHAVPGSDADIRLRHRPGTAEEDGLLVIHHADRHLIADELAGFGADVAVAWPDEQRELVRERLERIRDAHAEEEPR, encoded by the coding sequence ATGGCCAGGATCGAGGCGGAGGAGCGGCAGTTCTCGCTGCTGCTCGCGCTCGTCGACACCCGGGCGGGCGTCACGAAGCAGGAGCTCTTCGAGCGCGTCGCCGGCTACCAGGGCCAGCCCGCGGGCGACGCGCTCGAGCGCATGTTCGAGCGCGACAAGGACGCCCTGCGCGAGCTCGGCATCGTGATCGACGTCGTGCAGCCGCCCGGCGACGACAGCAACCACGACGCGCGCTACCGCGTGCTCGACGGCGTGCTCGGCGATCCGGCCGAGCTGCAGTTCGACGCCGACGAGCGCGACCTGCTCGACCTCGCGCTGCGCGTGTGGCACGAGGGCGGCCTCACCGAGGAGGCGCAGCGCGCGGCGCTCAAGCTGCGCGCCGACCCGGAGTTCCGCGGCGGGCTGCCGCTCGAGCGCACGCCCGGGCGCAGCGTCGAGCCGGCGCCGACCGCGAGCCCAGCCGCCATCCTGCAGCCGCGCCAGCGCCCGCGCGAGAGCGCGTTCCAGGCGCTCAAGCGGGCCGCCGACCGCAGACGCGAGGTGGTCTTCGACTACCTCAAGCCCGGCGAGCGCGAGCCCCGTACCCGCACGGTGCAGCCGTGGGCGACGGTGCTCTTCCGCGGGCGATGGATGCTCGTCGGGCACGACCTCGGCGCGGACGCCCCCCGCACGTTCCTCATGCAGCGCATCGTCTCGCCCGTCAAGGACCGCGCGGCGAAGCGCCCTTTCGAGGCGCCCGCCGATGCGGCGGCGACGGCCCTCGCGAAGCTCGAGGAGATCTGGGCCTCGGCGACCGTCGGCGTCCACGCCGTGCCGGGCAGCGACGCCGACATCCGGCTGCGCCACCGGCCGGGCACCGCGGAGGAGGACGGCCTGCTCGTCATCCACCACGCCGACCGCCACCTCATCGCCGACGAGCTCGCCGGCTTCGGCGCCGACGTGGCCGTCGCGTGGCCCGACGAGCAGCGCGAGCTCGTGCGCGAGCGCCTCGAGCGCATCCGCGACGCGCACGCCGAGGAGGAGCCCCGATGA
- a CDS encoding FKBP-type peptidyl-prolyl cis-trans isomerase: MRTRPLTIAALVVAAAGLTACQAPATSLDGCTPQLQPGAASEQVSVERGEGAPTVEFERPLVSEGDQVSHLGGAGERVDEGDIVDADYVVYSGKTGDEITSSYATSDEQRPAEPLRLAAGGETALSQAVECAAPGSSVVLTTTVETLFGPSASSPMLDIAPADTAVVVLDVTGVHPGRAEGNARPGQQGMPAIALATDGRPGVTFPGSPAPEDLTVMQSIEGTGEEVAEGDTMLLHYTGIVWETEEVFDSSWERGTPTVMTVDDANLIPGFVDAVVGQPIGSQVVVSIPQELGYNDPATRPASIGEGEHLLFVIDILDRIEPAAG, from the coding sequence GTGCGCACACGCCCTCTCACGATCGCCGCGCTCGTCGTCGCGGCGGCCGGCCTCACCGCCTGCCAGGCGCCCGCGACCAGCCTCGACGGCTGCACGCCGCAGCTGCAGCCGGGCGCCGCATCCGAGCAGGTCTCCGTCGAGCGGGGCGAGGGTGCACCGACGGTCGAGTTCGAGCGCCCGCTCGTGAGCGAGGGCGACCAGGTCTCGCACCTCGGCGGTGCGGGCGAGCGCGTCGACGAGGGCGACATCGTCGACGCCGACTACGTCGTCTACTCGGGCAAGACCGGCGATGAGATCACGAGCTCGTACGCCACGAGCGACGAGCAGCGCCCCGCCGAGCCGCTGCGGCTCGCGGCCGGCGGCGAGACCGCGCTCAGCCAGGCGGTCGAGTGCGCCGCGCCGGGCTCGAGCGTCGTGCTCACGACGACCGTCGAGACGCTGTTCGGCCCGAGCGCGTCGTCGCCGATGCTCGACATCGCGCCCGCCGACACCGCGGTCGTCGTGCTCGACGTCACCGGCGTGCACCCCGGCCGCGCCGAGGGCAACGCGCGCCCCGGCCAGCAGGGCATGCCGGCGATCGCCCTCGCGACCGACGGGCGACCCGGCGTGACGTTCCCCGGCAGCCCCGCCCCCGAGGACCTCACCGTCATGCAGAGCATCGAGGGCACGGGCGAGGAGGTCGCCGAGGGCGACACGATGCTGCTGCACTACACGGGCATCGTCTGGGAGACCGAGGAGGTCTTCGACTCGTCCTGGGAGCGAGGCACGCCCACCGTCATGACGGTCGACGACGCCAACCTGATCCCGGGCTTCGTCGACGCCGTCGTCGGCCAGCCGATCGGCAGCCAGGTCGTCGTCTCGATCCCGCAGGAGCTCGGCTACAACGACCCCGCGACGCGCCCCGCGTCCATCGGCGAGGGCGAGCACCTGCTGTTCGTCATCGACATCCTCGACCGCATCGAGCCCGCCGCCGGCTGA